The genomic window ACTCAGTCAGCCTCATATCAGCCgatgatctcagaattctaaaattCAGcactctagaattctgagatcaaagccggaattctgtctgtgatcccagcattctagaattaagagtaagtaagtaagtacattttatttagtatagcacctttcacagaataaaatcacaaagtgcttcacaggaaaatatccaacacattaaaagaaacagacaatagcataaatagaacattagtctgaacacagtgagtcgaaggcctgtttaaataaatgtgtcttcacaagtttttttaaaggcgacaacagatatagcagaacggacatttacaggaagagcgttccacaatgtcggtgccacaacttcaaaagcacggtcaccttttgttcttaagcgcgctcgagggacaaccagcaagccctggtcagaagacctgagtgacctactggtgaggtaggggtggagcaggtcgacgATGTGATCAAAGTCAGTATTCCAGCTTGGATCTCAGAtgtctggaattctgtctttgatctcaggattctagaattcagCATCCTAGAATTTCGGCTTTTGATGCTGAGATCAGAGTTAGAATTccggctttgatctcagaattccagaactctgactttgcaTCTCAGCATTCTAGAATTCAAGAATTCAGCATTCTATCAAAAGTCAGTATTCCAGCTTGGATCTCAGCATTCTgaaattctagaattctagaattcagCATTCTAGAATTCCTGCTATGATCTCGGTGTTCTAGAATTGTGACCGCAAAGCCAGAATTCTGCCTGTGATCtcaacattctagaattaaGAGATCGAAGTCAGTATTCCAGCCTGGATCTCAGCATTCtaaaattctagaattctagaattcagCATTCTAGAATTCCTGCTATGATCTGGGTATTCTAGAATGCTGAGATCACAGTCAGAATTTTGTCTGTGATCtcaacattctagaattaaGAGATCAAAGTCAGTATTCCAGCTTGGATCTCAGCATTCTAGAATTCATCATTCTAGAATTCCTGCTATGATCTCGGAATTCTAGAATGCTGAGATCAGAGTcagaattgaataaataaagtcagaCCTCAATTTTTTGTAGTGGCCCGGCCCCTGATCCCTTCTTTCCAGTAGCCCTTCCTCTTTTGCTCTATTGTGCTGCAATACAGAAATTtcaatatatatacagtatgttattAAAACGGAGGTTCCTAAacccttcttttttaattctttcttACCATTATTTTCAAATATAAGTAATGTTAAATTTGACATCTGATGACTCCTTTGAACTATTTGGATCTTTCCTCACCCTCATCGTACCCGCCCACATTTCATTGCTCTAAGAGATGCCTGTCTGACGATGTTTAACCCTAAAAATGGCTGTAAAAGAAAATCTTCGGGGGTATAGAAAGCCGCATTTCCAGTAGCAAATGCAACTTAATTATCAAAATCCATGTAATATTTAGCAGTAAATAACGAGGTGTAAAATTCTCCCTCGAGGGGAATTGACAAAGACTGACAACAGTTTAAAGCTTTGATATAAATCCAGTTTGACTTTCTCAGACGGTTAAGTCGGATCTTCCCTCTAATTATAATAAATCTTTTGGCTGCGAGTCTTTCCCTTCTTCATCGTGCCCAAACTTGTCCTTAACGGGTCTCTTTTGTCACGAATAGAAACAGAAACTCAAAACTGCGACCGACCAGAGACGTTGACAGTACACTCCTCCCATGTTGAAACTGAGACCAATAGTAGTATCTGTAGCAGCTGTAGTCTGCAGCGTCAAACAGGAAGTGCAGTAAAATAAgggaagttaaaggtgacatatcatgcttttttcatcaacatatattggtctaagaggtccccaaaacatgtctttaaagtttatgctcaaaaaaacactttgaaatcagattttggtctgcctgaaaatccctcttcttcagccctgctcagaacactccgttttctctctgaccactccccctcaggaagtgggtgtgccctcggctctccagcacgttgatctaatgtttacatgttggctgaatatacacggctgctcacagacccgcgttacttcaaccctctgaatctgatccagaatctgatcctgacggagaggcgcctgcagcaggacctttctgaaccattggtcacagatttagtgtttcttgttgttttatttgtcagtatgtcgacgtgtgtcttggtacacagctacgaacatgtagctatgtggctatgctaactagcgctagcacttttcaatgataaataaaaatcatccactagatcttcaaatctgcagacgtggggagtaaaaccgacctttgtgtttattaagacagcctacaactagcatgcctccctcctaagctccttgttagcacacatgtgtgcagggaattaaaaacagaggaggggttgagttgtattttatacagtctatgggctgaacaagctccgagctctgacttcctgttacagaccggatggcgttgtgacgtatgaaaaacactgaaaactgaaacggctcgtttcacgcacatttacagaaaggtggagaaatcagaacaggggcagaatggattcttttcattttcaaggggtttgtagacagggacacatatttcaggtagagaaccattaaaaagttgattttgtatgatatgtcacctttaagtcttgAATGTAGAATactcatgtttgtttctctctctctctctctctctctctctccctctctctctctctctctctctctctctctctctctctctctctctctctctctctctctctctctctctctctaggttGAGCACGCTGTTTCCTCATCCAGTCCATCAGCTGAGAGGTCACCTCAGTGTCCAGGTCTCAGTCTGTCCCGGCCTGGATGCAGCCTGCCCAGGGCTCGGCCTAATTCCTGGTGCTCCTTTCccaccacctcctccctcctttccctaccctcctcccccctgccCCTCCCTCCGCCCCCCTCTCCTCCAACCCAAGTCTGGTGCTGCTCACATCGACTCCCAGCATTTAGCCTGGACCAGCGGCCTGGCTGGCTGCCCCCCTCAGGTGGATGAATGAAGACCCCATTCAAGAGCCCAGCGGCCCCGCGGCCCCGACCAGACGGGGGTGAGTTGCTGAAAACGTctcaaaacagaaatgaaagaagaaggaggacGTTGAGATAGTAGTGTCCTGTTTTTCTCCTGACTCACTGAGCTCTGATGTCCGATGGTCCTTGAACACACCGTCTCTGACTGATAAATGCtggatgtttgtgtttcaggacaTTCAGGCGTTTCTGCAAAcatgatgaagaaaaagaacacacacaagtAAGTCTGAGGGACGATAAGAATACAAGAGACACAGGATGTAGAAACCTTTTATTTAAAGATCATTTAGGATCTGATAGGAACTCTGACAGTTTGGGAATGACTTCATTGAGTTCAGCAGCAGGCAGCCACCAACAGGCGGTAACGTCTGCAGCGTAATGACGTCAGACCCAACAAATCAAAGTGCTTATTTTTGGCTCTGATTATTTGAAGTGTCTGACGCCGTCACAGAATATACTCTTACAGAAATACTCACAGCCCTTTGTTAGAGAGAGACATTTCTTTTAACACCTGAGACATCCATCTGTCAGCTGTTACATCACTCTCCTCAAAGCCCACCAGTGCTGCTCCTCTGACTGAACATCAGTTTAACTCTCAGCAGGAAGATGTCTTTAGTTGACTTTAGACTCCACTAAACACACGTGTAACACCTTTTAACCAcagtctgtataataaatggacgtagtatcccggACGTCACCTGTTTAGAAGCCGatcatcggcgggtgccatattggaaatgctgaactcaacctaacttctgtggagctagtgtgaggtaaagaggcgggcctttaagcctgatttatacttctgcgttgaatcgacggcgtagcctacacagaggcctacacacgcagcagattaggggtgcaacggatcaaaaaactcacggtttggatcggatcacggttttgagtcacggatcggatcatttttcggatcagcgaaaaaagaaaaaaaaaagaagacaagacaaatataactttgtcctccatttattttgtaaaacactttgccaattaaataaaaacaacattcaactcaaaatgtactgcatgtgcaaagcaccctatctgtgggcccagtcctgcctcattcactgcattcatggcatggcaagtgaaggagcagaggaacctcaaaagtttcactctattcttctttcaatcgctgattttcaccgtccacttttctttgagctgcaaactgtgaacacaccgttttattctagggtcctacagctggcaaagtgccaacatgtgaactgctccagaaacgaaagtgaaagttaaaaattgcattcgcagcagtggactctaaggctgtttccgaaacggcctgctacatactacttactaatgtagtaggcagtaggtattgcctactacatactgcgtttgaatttagtatgtagtatgactgttctgttcgatctgtcatgcagcatgctgagccagacttcgctggatttccggtttcggaaagcggaagtaaacaacggcgaagccgataaataaaatgcttatttagcatccatttatgatttaaaaagttaggaagtggtttatatgtaatttgataactttcacagcacccaaaaactgaTTTCCTCCcttcaaaaaatgaggaaaaagaaaaagcagaatgagcgctgtgcattatgggaaacagtacgcgaggcagactggtccgatgcatgctgagatattttcctgaattagtagacatccggggagttttggcttactgcagattttgctgttgttcacatactacttactacatactgaattttggacatatcagtacgtactgctagtatagtaggcgatttcggaaacagcctaagcgacccagtaacagcctgtctgcgtatcgttggcatggagacaagtaccggtaaacacacggtgacccgaccaaaacacagagtgaagggataacagttcgggggccataAATAGACGGCCGGATGTGGTCCGCGGGCCGCGTAtagacggcctctggtctagtgggtgcgcaacggagtttcataacgtggctcaagcacattcagcattcactgtatttcacagggaaaccaaaatgctcccatacatgtgacttacaagatgcaggaggtttttcatgttcctctgctcctccacttgccatgacaacagctgcgcttgacgagtgagtgtggattgaacatgcggtcatcatgtgaacacgcgcaacttttttcatcaaccgatccgcggaccacgtccgtgccgatccgtggagaggcatccgtacggatcacggatcaacgatgatccgttgcaccactacagcagatgcaaactttctccaaaatgtaactacacatgGAATCGACGCGGatcgcaagccctgtgattagTCCGCTCGACGGcattgtatttctgtttttacggcacttccgggatccctgaTTAGGCCACACAtgggctgtgtatttcatctcctcctctctactgGAACAAAACTTCTCCCTACACCTTCTCTCATCTCACCATCGTCTTCTGTCATCTTTCTGTCGTCCCTGCAGGAAACAGAAAACCAGTGTTGGCCCCAGTAAGACTCTGGCCCAGCCCAGAAGGAACATAGTGGGCTGCAGGATCCAGCACATCTGGAAGGAGGGCAGTAAGTTCTCGTTCACCGTTAAAGCCAGCATCTTCACCTTTACTTGTTTCCAGTTCAGCTGACTAACTAACCTGTTTCCTCTCAGGTAAGTCGTCCCAGTGGAAGGGGACAGTCCTGGACCAGGTCCCCGTTAACCCCTCCCTCTACCTGATCAAATACGACGGCTTCGACTGCATCTACGGTCTGGAGCTGTACAGTGATGAGCGGGTGGTGGGGCTGGAGGTCCTGCCCGACAGAGTGGGTAATGAAACAAACCCCCCTCAGACACTGTGACCCCAAACTGTGTAGAAGATTTAAAGAGGCgaataaacaaacagaggcaGGTAGAGACAGACTGACTTTGAGTTCAGAGGAACAACAGGTGAGGAGATATTTGGAGATTTGATTCGTGGAAAAGTCTGAGTTCAATATTTGTCAGGTCGGTGAGCACGCAGACGACTCCTCAGTTCATCTCCTGAGTCATGAGAATATAAACACTGATGAGCTTTCTGATATAGAGAATATAGAGGAGGAGGTTACTTCTACCTGTGTGTAgattcattttaaaggtgacatatcacgcttttttcatcaacatatattggtctaagaggttcccaaaacatgtctttaaagtttatgctcaaaaaaacactttgaaatcagattttggtctccCTGagaaaccctcttcttcagtcctcctcagaacagtctgttttctctctgaccacgccccctcaggaagtggatgtgccctcggctctccggcacgttgatctaatgtttacatgttggctgaatatacacggctgctcacagacccgcgttacttcaaccctctgaatctgatccagaatctgatcgtgacggagaggcacctgtagcaggacctttgtgaaccattggtcacagatttagtgtttcttgttgttttatttgtcagtatgtcgacgtgtgtcttggtacacagctacgaacatgtagctatgtggctatgctaactagcgctagcacttatccatgacaaataaaaatcatccactagatcttcaaatctgcagacgtggggagtaaaaccgacctttgtgtttattaagacagcctacaactagcatgcctccctcctaagctccttgttagcacacatgtgtgcagggaatgaaaaacggaggaggggttgagttgtattttatattttttacggcttgtttcacacacatttacagaaaggtggtgaaatcagaacaggggcagaatggattcttttcattctcggggtgtttgtagacagggacacatatttcaggtagagaaccattaaaaagttgattttgcatgatatgtcacctttaaagtgagTGAGGGGCCGTGTCCACTACTCAAACCAAAAGTGATTCAGCGTCCTCGCCGCAAAAAACATCCTCAACATCAGCTAGATTCTGTCTCAGCGCTCTCAGTTggaaacagttcaacttttagaACACAGCCACGCTCATCAACGTCACTTCCTGATcccagaccaatcagaatcaagaaagGGCGGGACTTCTTAAATCAAATTTGTGAACAGCAATGGCGGAGGTCCTtacagaggagaaaagttatcacattCTTTTTTTTGAGGTACAATTTacaagtttagagctgctgctaacgtccaaattccaccagatccgtgtccgatccgtcacagcaccagatctgataggtttctattctagtcaatgtgttaacttccactggatccactccgttgtgttctggctgcgtctctgatccggcaggtcagatccctccggatcagagacgcaagacttctggatgcacaacgcatcaatctcaacagagcagatggagcgggacaggaagtcaggtttcaacaaaacaaaatgaaaacatccggttaattttcagaataaaacacactgtgttatcaccagatcgtacttcacttaactacaacaacaaaccaaagtcatgaataaagcaaatatgaagcatacagagctaACGGTCACTTAGGGAAGCGGAAGTGCCGTGGGAATACTTTCATGAGCTAGCAACAGTAAACGCTGgagagaagcgctctgaaagtGAAGTCGTGGGCGCTgccagcaaaaaaaaatggCTGCAGTGAACCCGGCACCTTAGTCCGACTCCTTTCACACACAGTCAAAAGCACGAGGCAGACTCGGTATACACGATCGACAAAGAGACGACAGAGTAACCCTCACTGAACCTCAGGGAGCGCAGCGAGTCAGAGTCAGCTGCATGTTGGGATGTGGAGGCAGTCAGCTGTGGTGAATGTCTGAGTGCAAACAAACTTTACATGAATAATTGACGACCCCTCTAACTTGAActtctctgtgattggtccagcTCCGGCCCGTGTGAGCGACTCCATGCTGGCGGAGACGATGATCGGGAAGGCGGTGGAGCACATGTTCGAGACGGAAGACGGGCCGAAGGAGGAGTGGAGGGGGATGGTGCTGGCTCGAGCTCCCATCATGACCGCCTGGTTCTACATCACCTACGAGAAGGACCCGGTGCTCTACATGTACCAGCTGCTGGACGACTACAAAGAGGGAGACCTCCGCATCATGCCCGACTCCAGTGAGTGAAAACCAGACCTGGTTTAGTTTAGCCTCTGATtcaatcatcaatctttatttatacagcgccaaatcacaacaaggttatcctcagactctttccaaacagagcaggtctagaccgtactctatagtctattattaacaaagacccaacatcaagacaggatcagatccagtcccatcttacagacaggactcagtctgatctcatcttaatccaccatgagcagagcactttgcagcatttagcaagttgcagtggcaaggacaaacttcctttaacaggcagaaacctccagcaggaccagactcatgttagacacacatctgctgagaccgtgttggagagagggatagagggagatgaagagagagagagatgatagtggggagacggatagtagtagctgtagcagctggagtctggcacgtccacagcagcagagatccagaggaacctacgagacaagggagctcagggactccagaaaggtctatggttagtaactttaatgggacagggagagttaaaggaagtgatggggggatgagacaggatcccagtgtgtcagtctaagcctatagcagcataactaagagctggtccaagcctgatccagctctaactataagctttatcaaaaaggaaagtttgaagcctactcttaaaagtagagagggtgtctgcctcccagaccctgactggtagatgattccaaaggagagggacctgataactgaaggctctacctcccatactacttttagagactgtagggacgaggagcaggcctgcatgctgggggTGTAGTGTTCTgctctttaacaggcagagacctcgagcaggaccggactcatgttagacatctgctgagactgattCGGCTCATTTAGTTTTTAAACAGACGTTTGAGTTTCATGTTTGATCCTCTGACGAGTCTCTCCTTCCCCGTCTTCGTCCTCAGATGACAGCGTAACAACAGAGCGGGAGCCCGGCGAGGTGGTGGACAGTCTGGTGGGTAAACAGGTGGAGTACGCCAAAGAGGACGGCGGGAAGCGGTCGGGGATGGTCATCCACCAGGTGGAGGCTAAGCCGTCCGTCTACTTCATCAAGTTCGACGACGACTTCCACATCTACGTCTACGACCTGGTCAAGACCTCCTAAGACCGGGTCTGGGGCCCGAAAAAAGACTTACTGAGACCTGCCTAGACCCAGTGACACCCACTACGACCCCCCCTGCCCACCCGTGAAGAAAACCTAACGCATCCTGACTCCCCACGATGGACGGTGACGCCTGAGACAGTCTCCTGTTTTGTTCGTGAACGCCTTCAGAGAGAGACTTTGATCCTTCAAGTCTGCAGAAGACTCCCTGAGGTGTTTCATCATTTCTCATTCATCATTGTCCGGATTTCTTTACCTGTCGCCTCCTGAAACTGGTTCTGACGGCCCCCGAAGAAGACCAACGATCCTTTGGAGCGAAGATGAACCAAAACCTGTTGAGGTAAAATCTGGTTTTTCGTTTGAAGAAGTCCTGCAGCCTGAGACATCCACAATCCTGACTCCCCTCTGCACCAATCTAAAAGGTCTCCAAAATGCTCCTTTCAGAGTCACAGAGCCCCCGCCCCCCCTCTTTCCTGAAACCCTGACAGACCCATAGAGACCTCAGCTTCAGAGGGAGGTGAACCAGTCTGAGTCTGCCGGGTTAATGAAGGGATGGGACTTCAGGTCTACAGGTCCCCCCCTTTTTGGTGAAAGTGGACACAAAGGAGAAACTCTTATCCAATCAGAGAGCCTCTCCCTGACCCCGCCTCCTTAAGGGTCTGAAGGAAAcggcagagaaacagaggacacaGACTCTTTTCTGTTTTCCATTCTTTTATCATTTGTCTTTTTGGTTCGGCTGTTGGTTCCTACATTACCCAGAATGACTTTAGGGTGAGCTGTTCGGCTGCATCAGCTACACCTGGACGGCCCTGTAGCATTGTTAGCTTCCCCAGTAACACCAGTTAGCTGCTAGTCACACGTAGCGCTTGTGGCAGCGGAGCTAAACGTGCTAACAAACTGTTTTATCTTGAATGGAGACAGAAGTGAAACCCTCccgtttgttctgttttttttgaaGCGTTAAACTCAAAGGTTtgagtttttatttgatttgtgccaaaaaatgttcagaaagtGTTCCAGACTGTGGATGACCCGGATGAAATGTCGTCTCTCAAACATCATGGACTTCAGCGGGGACCAGAATCAGTTTCTGCTGTTCACTCTTCTCTTCCTTTTATATCAGCGTCTGTAtagtttcctctttgtttctaTGTTTATACCAGCCGGCACAGGATCGCCTTCTCTTTGTTTATTATCCGCTCCACCTCTCGTTGTTCTGTGGATACTGTAAATAACCTGGTTAGCTGTCAAAACTGTCGTTTGctggtttaaaaaaatcatcaagTTCCCTGAAGACTGAATCCTAACTGGAGCTCGAatcagtttgtgtgtgcgtgggaTTAATTCTGTTCTTAGGCTGTTTGCTGGATGACAAATCTCTTCGTTCCTTTAAGGAAATGATGCTTCTTCACAACAacgccccctccctccccctccctctcccctccttctttctAAACAGGGAGGCTTAAAGATACTGCGTCATATAATTCACCTCTCACACTCCTGGTCTTCTAGAATATGTAGCTCCACCCACTACTGTAGGCGCGCAAGCATTGCTACCAGTGGCGTTAGCGTTAGCATAAACAGCCATGTTGCCTGATCCACATCTCATGTGCCTGAAGGGACTCGGAGACCTGACACAAAATGTTTAGAAGAAAGTTCCCAAACAGGTTGTTCTCATTCTGGATCCAGGCGGTTCTAAATCAAGAAGCATCTTGGTGTAGCCGTCTTAAGAGTCTTAAGAGTACTCACTCATCATAGAGTCAGTTCCAGAAGTACTCTCAAAGTAATCTCCGTGACTCTAGAATCCGACATTCACACGTGTCTATCAGGGCTCTAGAACCACTAAATGTTCTGACTCTGGAGCGCTCTGGATCTGGTTCAGACGTCTTTGTTCTCAGTCTATGGTCGGTTTTAATTTATTCCTCATGATTCTGGATTAGACGACCTAAAACATTTAAGATTTCCTAAGTCTAGATCTGGCACTTCCAGATTCAAATTTTCtagaacatgtttttatcttCGATTCTAgaatctgttttgttatttttagtcGACGCCACAGAGGACACGAAAGCTGACACTCAGCTCAACTTGAGTTTCTGTTCCACTGAGAGAGTCTGGAATGATTTCACCTCTACTGCTGCTCTAGAATCATTCTGTGATGTTCTGAAACATACGCCATCAAACTTTTGAGACTTTTCATGTTGAAGTTCTTGAACATGAAGATTCCGGACTGAGGGAGTGTGTTCTTTAGGAACCATGAAGTGTCATGGGACCCACATCTTTAGATTCCGACAGGGTCTCAGGATGCGGTGTTGGATTGTGAGGGATGTCTGAATTCTAGCATCAGCTCTAGAGCTGGTTTGAACCAGACTTTTGAAAAGTTCTCTGGCATGTTTTTCTCTCAAAGAGATCTTCAGAGTCCAACCCACATACTCTGATTCCAGACCCTCGTTACAGACTGAGTTCACGACAGGAACATAACTCACTTCTGGTTCAAGAACAAACATCGTATCAGCTGACTTGCTGCTCTAGAATCACTCTGATTTTCTGGATTGATCTACATTTTTGTACACAAACATAAAAGCTAATTGCGGGACATTTGCTTTACTAACAACACACTACTTCAGGTCACACTGCTCGGTTCTAGAACACACATCTGTTATTTGTTTTCCTCATGTCTCCTGGTCTAAGATTAAGAAAGCTAAATACATTACAAAGACTTTAGAACACATGGATCATCTCTGGACCCGCACAGCTTCATTCTAGAACGCCCCCCTGCTGGTGGGAGTGGAGCCTGACTGGAGCGTTCCAGAACATTTGACACACGTTAGAATGACTCATTCTGATTCTAGAATCCAGGATGAATGTCCGTCATTGCTGCTCTAGAACTGTTTTGATTTCTGGAATGTATCCAGTCAAACCGTGTCGAGGGAGTCGtgggacaaacacaaacagagcagtcgACACCAGGTTTGATACGTTTGCTCAT from Notolabrus celidotus isolate fNotCel1 chromosome 9, fNotCel1.pri, whole genome shotgun sequence includes these protein-coding regions:
- the spinb gene encoding LOW QUALITY PROTEIN: spindlin b (The sequence of the model RefSeq protein was modified relative to this genomic sequence to represent the inferred CDS: deleted 1 base in 1 codon) yields the protein MNEDPIQEPSAPRPRPDGGHSGVSANMMKKKNTHKKQKTSVGPSKTLAQPRRNIVGCRIQHIWKEGSKSSQWKGTVLDQVPVNPSLYLIKYDGFDCIYGLELYSDERVVGLEVLPDRVAPARVSDSMLAETMIGKAVEHMFETEDGPKEEWRGMVLARAPIMTAWFYITYEKDPVLYMYQLLDDYKEGDLRIMPDSNDSVTTEREPGEVVDSLVGKQVEYAKEDGGKRSGMVIHQVEAKPSVYFIKFDDDFHIYVYDLVKTS